In Rhinolophus ferrumequinum isolate MPI-CBG mRhiFer1 chromosome 8, mRhiFer1_v1.p, whole genome shotgun sequence, the DNA window GATTTACTGAGGGTCTGATGTTCAGGATTTATGGGACACACGCTCAGGATAAAAGGGAAGAAGCTCCACGAGGCTGCAGCCTGGTCTGCAGGGACCTTGGGGCACAAACACACCACTGAGTTGGTCCCCCCTTGAAGCAGGAAGCTCTGGGGGCTGCCTCCCCAGAGAGGCTGTGTGTGACCTCCTCACGTTAATGCCCCCATTCCAGGGACGGCTGTGAGTCATGACCAGCCCTGCCTGCCAAGAACAGCACCTGGCCACTTAGCGTCACACTGCTATTCCTGACCAGCCACACTGCATTGTCACTAAATCTCGAAAATCCTCCCTTGGCGCTTTGTCTCATGTTCTTTCCTTCACGTTGTTCCCCAGACGCCACTTAGAGCAGTCCAAGCTCTTACTGATTCACACTTAACCCACCATCATATGTTCCCAACTGGTTCCCAAGATTTCCAGAGGCAAAGAAGACGCTACGGGTGGACAAAGCATCGGGTGGGGACTGGGGTGTCCTGGCAAGTGCACGCCCCCATGAAAGGGGCAGCCACTACCCAGCTCCAGACGCGGGAGCGACGCTCAGTATCCCAGGTCTTCCAGAAATCCAAATTGTTATGTGAAGTCTGTATTGTATAATATTAACTCATTCTAGACTGTTTTGGTTTTCTTAAGTTCCATGTGAGGTAAAAGGAAAAACACGTCTTCAGGTCGAATGTACCCACCACCAGCATTTTGCAAGTTCTGGCCAAAGCTTATGAGAGGAGATGACACCTACATAAATAACTAATGTTTCTCGGCCCCGCGGGGACTGGTCCCAAGGCTCCCACGGGCACCAAATGCAAGGCTGCCCAAGGACACCGACAAAACGGCTGGGCACCTGCTGACAACGTGGGCTGCGGCAGGTCACCCTGACCCTTTCTTTCACGTGGGTTCAGGAGGGTGCCCGGCATGTGGCAAAGTCAAGCTCGATGTTTGGGAATTTTCCGGGCACCTTGAGTTTTTCAAACATTTCGCTATGAGACTGGTCAAGTCCACTGCTGTGGGTGCCAGGGGCCGACTGTGCAGTGCTGTGGCCTGGTTGGCATGTGGTGCTCCccgcccagccctgcctcctgttATACCTGCCAGCCTGTGCCCTGGGACCCCTTCCCTcggctccccacccccccccagtGTTCTCTGTGTCCACACACTCGCTTTTcggttttgttttagattccacatatccgTGAGAGCATggggtatttgtatttctcaggCTGACTTATCTCACTCCCatgtccacccatgttgttgccaGTGGTAAGACTTCATGCtctttatggctgagcaatagtccattgtgtaATGAACCACCTCCtcttatccagtcatctattgatgggcatttaggtcgcttctgtatcttggctattgtaaatagtgctgcagtgaaaacacgggtgcagatatcttttcgaatcagtgttttggatttcttcagataaatacccagaaatggaattgctggatcatattcttaaccttttgaggaacctgcacactgatttccatagtggctgcacccatctgcaaccccaccaacagtgcacaagggttcccttttctccacagcctcgccagcacttgttggttgatttattgatgatggctgTTTTGACAGCAGTGAGGTGATTTTgcattgtgtttttcatttgtatttctctgatgactagtgacatTGAGTGtcttttcgtatgtctgttgtccatctgtgtgtcctctttggaaaaatgtcctttCAGGTtctctgtacattttttaattggatcgtttgttgtTCTGCTAGTGAGTTGTATGagtagtttatatattttggactttaaccccttatcagatacatggtttgcaaatatcatctcccaCTCAACAGGCTGCCTTTTAGTTGTGATTGGTGGTCTCCTTTGCTATgagaaacttttcagtttgatgtcgTCCCACTTATTTATCTTTGCTTTGCTGCCAGCTCTGACATTCTTGGAGGGTCCAGGACAGGAGTGCAAGTGCCCACCACCCAGGTGTGTCTGCTGCTTGTGGGAGATCACAGATGTGTTGGTCCTTCTTGGGTCATCCATTGGAGACCCCACAATGGGGATGTTCCCTCTGGACCCACAGCAAAAGAAGTGAACTGTCCTTTTCCTTTGTGATGAATTAGAGACCTGTGGGGGCATGTGGACAGGTACCCAGGTAGCCCAAGGTTACACCTGGTCAAGTTCAGATGCCATGAGAGACATCACAAAGAGCCAACGAACAGACAAATGACTCAAATAGTCACAAATTAAGGAGAAAGGGAGCAGATGAGAGCCTAAACTGGAGAGAAGCAGGGCAACCTGGCCACACAAGGCGAAGACAGCATCCCAGGACCCCTCAGCCAATGGCCACGCAGGAGTTTCCTGGGGGAAGCCTACTGGAGAGGTCCCGAGGGGAGCTTCTTAGGTCGCTTTGGCCACAAGAGGGGTCTGCTTGGAGGTCTTGGCAGGCTGGACCCGGTTGGTGGCATGGATTTGGGGCGGGGGTAGGAGACCGACCTGGGGTGGTGCTATTCAGACTGGGCATCCCTAGGGGTGTTTGTGGGGGGTACGGGCAGGTGATGCTCAGAGCAGGGTGGCCCATGGAACCAACACTGTCCCTTCTGGTGCTGCAGTGTACGATCTTGCCAAATCTGTGTCCAGGTGGGACTGTCACTCACTGATGTTTCCTCAAGTAGACTGTGTTTCCTGAGTGAATGTTTGGGAAGACACGTGTAGGGACTGCCACAGGCAGCCTGCTGTGGCTTGTTGGTGGCCCGTGGTTTCAGCACAGGAGCACAGATAAGAAAAGGGTTGATGGCCCCACTGGTGCTTGTGTCACCACCGGGAAATTGAGGGAGTGAGCAGACGCCCGGGCTCCACAGGGCAGTGGGTCTTGCTGAGAGCAAGGACCCACCTGCACCAGCCACTCCTAGCCCAGGCCTGTCCCCCTCCCAGGCTTCTTCAGACTCCCTGACACCCCGCGCCCCTCTGCAGGGATGGGTGGACTACTGCTCGCCCCGCACAGAGCTGTCCCTTCACAGGGCCCGTGGACCCCAGCCTGGCGACCCTCCTGGCTCCGGCTCATGCTCACGTCTGGCTGGCGCTTGACAGGACTCATAGGGACAGCACCTGCAGCTACACAGCTGGCCATGTGCCAGCCCTTTCCATCCATCAGTGGCCAGCAGAGGTGCCAGGGAGGGGAATGGCAGGAGGTCCAGACTGACTGGGCCCTGGTCTCTCCAAGCCAGTGTCCTCAGTACCCTCGGGGTGGTGGTGGTCCTGTGTGTCCCTGAGCAGAAGTGGAGGGATGCTGGCAACCCCTCAGGGACCACCTGGCCTCACCACCTCAAGGCCCAACTGCTCTTCCTAAGTATTTGTGATTTTGCACCATGCAAGGTGCTCAGTGAGGATGGGCAGAGGGCATTCTCCTGGTCACATCGCCCTGATGTGGCCCAGACTGAAAGGGCACTGGGTCCCGCACCTCCCTTTCTCCTGGGAGCCTCCAGCTCCGTGGTCAGAGCAGGCTGGGCCTACAGAAGCAGCACTCTCAGCTCTAGTTGCACTGCCACCAGCCTTGGGTCACCCTGCCCTTGGAAGCAGCCAGACCCGTAACTGAGGCAACCAAGCCTCCAGTCTGCGTCACAGTGTGGGAGGAACCACTCCCAGTAAACATTCCTTACCGACAGAGCTGAGGGCAACAATAAACGCACagccaggaaggagagaagcGTGAACATGAGTGTGCGTGAGCGTGAGCTCATGTGTCAGGAAGCAGGCCCTTTGTGGGGAGAGCCTTGAGCCCCTGCACTGTGGGGACTTCCCCAGACAGAGTGTGGGCTGGAGCCCAGGACGGTCGGGGCCTCGTTTCTGTCCATATCAGGGGTGATGGCCCAGCTGCTTCTAAACTCCAGCCCCCAAAGTCTTGGCAGAAGCGTGGAGGGCTCCACGCTCCTACGTCAGCAGTGTCCACATGGCCATATCAGCTCTGAGCTTGTCCTGAGATGCGGGAAAGGCTGGACCCCGAGCCCAGgaccctgcctcccctcccctccaccagcACAGGTCAGACAGGACTGGGCCAGGCGGCTGCTCAGGGACCCAGGATGCAGAGCTGGGAACACGGGGTCAGTAAGGGATGGGTGAAGGCCCTTACAACCACCGCTTTAGGGAGCAATGGGAGACCTGGGGTCAGAGCCAGAAGGCAGCCAGCCCCAGGTCTCAACACAATCAGAGGACAAGATCCCACCATGGTGTTACCTGGTGAGAGGTGAGCGCCTTGTCCCTGGGGTGTGCGAGGAGAGGCTGCAAGGCTCCATGGCAGCAGTGCTCAGAGGGGTCTCCAGTGTGTGCTGGGTCTTCCAGAACCTTCCTATTGCATAGGATGTGGGAAAGTGGGAAGGGGTCTTGCTGGACTGTCCCCACGTCCCTTCCTCATAGTCTGCTGGTTCTCTGTCCACCCCCAGGTGCCCCTGACAGGCCCTGGGGCCCCTTGACCTTCAACCCACGCCATCTCACGGTGGCTGAGGGGGAGACAGCCACCTTCACCTGCAGCTTCTCCAACACGTCCACGAACTTTGTGCTGAACTGGTATCGCATGAGCCCCAGAAACCAGATGGACAAGCTGGCCGCCTTCCCTGAGGACAGCAGCCAGCCCGGCCGGGACCAGCGCTTCCGTGTCACACAGTTGCCCAACGGGCGAGACTTCAGAATGAGCGTCCTCACTGCCCGGCAAAATGACAGCGGCATCTACCTCTGTGGGGCCATCCACCTGTTCCCCGACACGGAGATCAATGAGAGCCCTCACGCCAACCTCACAGTGACAGGTGTGGGTCTGGGACACCTCAGGGTAGGGGTGAGGCCAAGGATAGGGGTGAGACCCCAGGGGTGAGCAGGGACTCTCCAGGCTCCACTCCAGGGCTCTGTCCCACGTCTGGGACCATGGTGACGAATAGCAGTGGGCCTCTGTGATTGGAAGCACCCCAGACCCACTTGTCCTGAGGGAGGGGGCCGGTGACAGGGACCTCTCAGGATGAAGTTGTGCAGGCCTGGGTGAGACTGGTCAGTGCAGATCTAGGATCGAGGCCCCTTGGGACTTGGAGAGGACAGGGCAGGACGCTGAGTCCCCATTCTTGTGTCCCTGTCCCTGAGTCTCTTTTTGCATCTTCAGAGAGAGTCCCAGAGCCACCAACTGAGGGCCCCAGCTCCCCAACCAGTCCCGCAGGCCAAATGCAGGGCCTGGTCATCGGTGTCACAAGCATTCTGGTGGGcgtgttgctgctgctgctgctgacctgGGCCCTGGCCACCGCCTTCCCCAGGGCCATGCGAGGTAATGTCTTAGCCAGCCCACTGCCATCCCCGTGGGGCAGAGCCCAAGGCACTGCCCACAGCCTCATCCACCAGTACCTACCCCCACTGCCGTCCAGTGAGGACCCCCGCAGGGAGGGGGTAGACTGGCCCTCCTAGGATCTGGGGCCCCTCAGAGACACCAGCGGCGTCCCTTCCCCCTTGCCTGCTCTCAGAAGGGGCCTgaagggtggggggagtggggaagacagttgtcaaggtcacacaggaaggcAAGCAGAACCATCATGGGGCTGAGCCACCTGTGCCAAGCCTGCCCCCAAACCTCAGCTTGTACCTCAGGCTACAGGACACCGTGAAAGTGTTTCCAGCACTGGTGGTACTTgtggccacagccacagccacagcgGTGTGTTATGATGCCCCCGCCCGACTCTGACTGCCTGTGGATGCCCACCCCCGCCTACACACACCCTGACCAGGTCCAGGCAGCTGGCCGTCATCAGCCACTCTGATGATGGGTAGATGTCTCTGGGGCTGGAAGGAGGGGCCAGAGTCGATCCTCCTGGAGCTCTGGTCCAGAGTGGACCCAGCCCAGGGTTAGGTCAGCCCCTCCACAGGCCCTGAGCTCCAGATCATGCTCTCCCTTCACAGGCACCTGTGGCCAGGTGTCCAGACAACTCATGTCCAAACAGGACCCTTGGGAGACGAGCAGGGGGTCAGGTTGTTACATGGAGAaggggggcaggcagggagggtaCTGGGCCACCAGGCTGCAAGGTTTGGGTCCCTTACTCTGGCTGAGGCTTCCCCAAGTTCCACCCAGAccccctgagaccccacccctgCTGGGCCTCTAGGGCTCCCTGACCTGTCTGTGTTTCTCTGCAGGAGTCTGTGCCTGTAGGAGCCAAGACAGGCCTCTGGTgagtttccttccctttctggaAATGGTGCTGGGGGTTGGCCAGGCAACTCTGCCCCAAGGGTGAGTGGCCTCGAGCAGCCATACCTGTCCCCAAACATTTGAGCATGGGGACCTGTCATggagcccagccccagctccataGTGCATGTGCTATTTGCaaatgtgtgtgtctatgtgtgcacatgtgcatctgtgtgtgcatgtgtatgcactatgtgcacatgtgtgggtttctgtgtgtgcatgtgtgtatctgtgtgcatgtgtgcacttgtgtttgtgcatgtgtgtatctATGCATGTGTTCATGTTTGCATGTGTGCAtctatgtatgcatgtgtatgtgtgtgcctgtgtctgtgtgtgcatgtgtgtatatatgcgtctgtgtatgtgtgtgtgcatgtttgcatgtgtgcatctgtgtgtgtatgtgtgagcatctgtgtgggtatgtgtgtgtatgtgtgcattgtgcgtctgtgtatgcatgtgtgaaCATccgtgtgggtgtgtgtgcatgtgtctgtgtgtgcatgtgtgtatgtgtccgTCTGTGTGTGTGCCAGCCACTCGGAGAGCACtcactcctctctccttctccccctaaGAAGCAGGGCCCCTCCCCTGGGCCTGTGTTCTCCGTGTACTACGGAGAACTGGACTTCCAGTGGCGGGAGAAGACCCCGGAGCCTCCGGCCCCCTGTGTTCCTGAACAGACGGAGTATGCCACCATCGTCTTCCCAGGCAGCCCAGCCTCCCCCAGCCGCAGGGCCTCGGCTGACAGCCCACAGAGAGCCCAGCCTGTGAGGCCTGAGGACGGACACTGCTCTTGGCCCCTCTGACAGCTTCCTCACTGGCCGTTGGCCTTCAGACCCTCCACCCAGAGCCGGGGTCATGCCTTCCCTGGAGGAGCACGCAGTTGGGAGAGCGGGGGGCCACCGGGGCTGAGCCATGTCGGGATAACACCCTTGCACTGAGCCAATGCTGCCTGGCTCTCCTCTCAATGCTCATGGGGACCTGAGCACAGGAGGGACCACTGTTACATCTGGGCAAAGAGAGGAGACTGCCCAGGACTCCAGGCCCAGACCGAGTTGAGCCGGCCAGAGTCTCCCTCCTGAACTGCTGCTCTGAgcttcctgcccaccctccctgaGGGTGTCAGGGGGCTTTAGCATCCCTGCGGCCCCCACTGCCTCCGAGGGAAATGGGTGCTTGGACATGAGAGCACGGGGTCCTGCTTGGAGACTCTGCCTTGGGGTGGCCAGTGAAGTACCCGTCATGAGGAGATGCAGCACACACCTCAAGAAGCACACGGGGGAGTGTGGGGGCCCCGGGCCTGAGTGGAGCTCCTGGCCGGTGGGCGGGGCAGCACTCCAGAGTGGCCTCGTCCTTGGCACATGTTCATGGTGCTATTTAAAGGGGCCTCAGGGGGCTCTGCCTGGGCTGCTGGGTGGGTGCAACTGTCTTCTCGTTGGGCACCCTCAGCCAGGTCCACTGTTCCTCACCAACCCCACACTGAAGGGAAGTTTTCGGGGCAGAGCAGCCAGTGGGCACCGGGTTTGGGGACTCAGAAACACATGTCCCTAGTGGGCGCCACATACACTTGAGAGGCCCTTTCCTTtcctattatattataattaaataatgacGGAAGCTCTAAGAAGGCCCACAGTTGTCTCCTGCTCACTGGTCATAGGGAGGCGGAGGGGAGGAGGCCCTGCTGGCACTGGCACATCTCTGCAGCCCTCGTCCTCACTGTCCCAGAAACACGAAGGCCCCTCATCTGTTCCTGCCATACTCACACCCTCAGCCTCTGACTTCAGGGGCCCGCCAGGGACTACCCCCAAAGGCCTCCCGGGCTTCACACCCCAGGACCCTAAGGCCTCTgccatgtggggtctctggtcccgctccccacacaagaacgcaggatatggctaggccaaaaaggaacagccaggGAGCCATggatacgggagtcataccactatattctccctggtggctgggttggagacacaggaagcaggagccacaatctgccgtccacttctctgcaaatCAACCGACCAACAAACACAGTCgcgacagttatatcagtggttaattggctaactggttacagcttatggtcaattagccacagctgacggccatctactacctgagtcagcacctttccacatgaggccaagagcctggaactgctctctgggactctgtccccacaccctcccagtaAGCCTCTTCCAGGCCCTGCTCACTCCCCAGCCCCGTAAGCTCACAACCTGTGCCCAGGACACTGGGGCCCTGTCCGGGGAGGCTTCCGGGGGCCTCAGGGTCATCATGACCCCCACTGCTCGCAGGGGAGCCCAGTGCCACATCTCCAGGATGAGTCGTGGATACCACACAAGGTCATGCATGGGAGGGGGCAGCGACCCAGCTGCTGGAAGTCTGGGGGGGTGCGTTTTTGCCATCCTGGAAAACCCAGTAGGTTCTGTTCTAGAACTCCTACAGCCACAAGAAACACTAAGGAAAGTAGCAGATATAAAGTTAACGTTCCAAAATAAAGGGCTATCACATGTTCAAACACTAACCAGTTAGCAGAAAAAGGGATAGAGTGTGTTCCTTTGCAACAGAACAGAACAGATGAAATGGCTGAGGTGTGATTTAATAAGAAATGTACAAACCCGAAGGAGGGGAGCAGTGCGGGACTGACTGACGCAAACACACGCCTGGGTTAGGATGACTCGACACCATCAAGACGTCAGTTTTTCCTGAGTTAATTTATAAATCTAACAAGATCCAAACAAAAACCCACATATCTGCAACtgtaaaattcacatggaaaaacaagccagtaacaggaaagaaaaccatGAAGAGAAAGTGAAAGACCAGCTCAATCAGATCTAAACTCATCGCAATTAAAACAGCAGGATTCGCTCATGAGGAGATAGGACTGGGTCTGACCGTGGGGAGAGACACTTTTTAAGCTGTGGTGCAGGGACCACACAGCTGCATGGAAAAACATCCAGGTAGACTCACCTTATGCTGCGCACTTGCAGAAATCCCAAATGCAGCCGGGATGTGAGTATAAAGAGGAAGCCCTACAAGACGTAGAAGGAAATGTGGGTGACCCCTTCCTTACACTGGCTCAGAATTACGGTGCCAGGAGAGAGAGGACACCTCAGGGGCCTATGTTGGGAAAGCTTGTTAGCATGGCAAAAGCATCACCGGCAAATGGGGGACGGGGTTTGCAATATCACACAGGTTAAGGCTCCAATTACATAAAGACCGAGAAATATGGAGGAAGCAAGTCAGAGGTGCAATGGAAAAGTGAGCTGACAGTTCACACACGCGCACATGCAGAGACGCGCACACACATATATTGTATGTATAGGTATTATATACACATTCCTTAAATAGAGCAAAGCTGTCCGAGTTTACTCATAATTGAAAAATGCAGATTGCAATGGCACCCGTTGCCTGGCCAACTCTCAAAGCCTGACAGCAGGTGAAGGACTCCCGTGAAGTAGTCTGCTCAGGCATAGCGGGTACAAATGCCAAACTGGAAGAAGATTAGTGACATCTGGCAGTCAGCGAAGCATTTGCCCTTTGACCTGTGAACCCCGCCTGAAATACCTCCCGGGGGGTGACCAGCACAAATATGAACCACACTAGGGTTCACTGTGCTGGGCCTGTGGTCACaggaggggcagggccagccTGGCTTGGTCACTGGGGGACCTCCCTCCTTGGACCAGTGACCACACCCGTCTTTGTGGGGTGTGGGCAGGAGGAACCAGGCGACACAAATCGCTGCCACCAAAGGCAAGGAACCAAGCTGGGGTCCTGTCACAAGACAAGGGAGCAACTGGATCTAGCATACTGAGTACgtttaaaacaatatttcatatagatacaaaaaaaaaaaaaaagcacgcgCAGCGGTGAGGGAGGAAGCGGTGGCCTCTCCAGTGGCGGGCGTCCTGGCTGGTGGCAGCGCCTCAGATAAGAAGTGAGAGCCGACAGTCAGCACTTTGCATGCGTCTTCCCGTAAGGCTCCTGCCGCCTGACAGCACTCAGTTTTTCCGTTCCCCTGCTGCCCCAGTGCATGTGTCACGCTGGGTGTATctcacccacacccacccacgcCACCGTGTCTGTGCATCTCATGGAGAGGGCAGTGGCTTCATGGGGCGGGTGTGGCTGGGTCTCAGAGttcccctccccaggccagggcTTCCTAGATGAGGCAGGAGACCCAGTGCAGGCCTGGTGTGGCTGCCCCAGCAGCCTGGGGCCCACCCTTGCAGCCCTTGTGCCCTCCCTGTCCTGGCGTGCAGTGGATGGGGGACGGGGGGTGCTGGACACCTTGCCATAGGAGCCTAGGGTTCCACGGGACTGGAAGGACAGGAAATCCAAGGTCAGGCCTGTAAGACCAGTGGTGCCTCTGGCCAAGGTCTCCTGGCAAGAGAAAGGCACGGATCCCAAAAGGAACTCACTCTCGGGGTCATGGAGCAGGGTTGGTGGCCAATATACGGCCCTTGGGGGACTGGTGTGTGGGCCCTGGGGTCTCAGTCCTAGTGGGTTGGTGTGAATGGATCCCCTTTGTGTCCGGCTGAGGCTGCTCAGCTTTTCAAGATGTGGGGGGCGTCCTCCTGAGGGTGATCATGGGGGTGTGGTCAGCACCGTGCTGAACCCAAACACAGGAGCCCCCTGATTGCTGCTCAATCAAACCCTTGAGGGGAGATTGGGGGTGGCCTGCGCCATCTGACCCCGGTCAGGCTGCCCTACCTGCCTGTGCGGACCTGTGTTTGTGGCTCCTGAGCCCACTGACTCTGTGGGCAGGGGTGTGGGGCTCCCCTAGGCCCTCGGCTCCTGTGGCGTGGCGTGGGGTGCTCTGACCTCAAGCTGTTGGGGCCCTCAGGCAGGAAGACCCTCTAGGCAGAGGTGCCAGTGTATCCAGGCCCGGCCTGGCAGCCTCGGGTCTGCCCTGGGGTGCCCCCCTCCGCTTTGGCTCCTCCCAGTCAagggtcccagccctgccacagaTTCCCCAGGACTCTTACTGGTCCTTCTGGCATAATGAAGCTGGCCTGAGAGGATGGTGGCCCAGCTGGCAGGAGCTGCCTGGGTGCTCCAGTGACAGGGGACCCCTGCCTTGGGCACAAACCCATGGCTGTTTTTCGTtcttgttgttgtgttttttaactCAATCtgaattccaaaaataaattatcacatggaatattattcaaccgttaaaataattactttttaaaagttagtacCTCAATGCACAAAACATCAATGTACTACAGCCAACAGCTGGCAGCACCCCCATGGCCTGGAGCGAGGAAAGGACCAACACACGTGGTGCCTAAGGTGCAATATTATTCAGACTGAAGCAGGACTTCCTGACACCTGCTGCCACATGCATGGACCTGAGAGTACGTGAcctgtgaaataagccagacacagatgGCCAAATGCTGTGTGATCCCCCTTGTAAGAGGTCgctagaggagtcagattcagagCCGGAAGTCGATGGTGGTGCCAGggctggggaaaggaggggagtgagtgtttcatggggacagaatGTCACTTTGGGAAGATGGAAATGTTGTGGGCTAGGAGGTCAGCCCCTGGGCTGCAGACATTGGGCGCCTGGTCAGGCGCCAGCTTGCCCTCCAAAGGCTGTCCCCTGAACCAGCTGCAGGAGTGGCGGGATGGCCCACGTATGGCCTGCAGTCTGGCTGCCTCCACCCACCACTGATGTACAGAAAGGAACACAAGGCCCTGTATCCGTCAGGGATCTCCAGGGAAATAGAATCGACAGCATGTTTGTATAGAGATTTGTTTCAAGGAATTATCTCAGGTGATCCTGGCCAGTAAGCAGGCTGGAGACACAGGTGCTGCAGCTGGAGCCCAAGGCCAACTATACGCAGAAGTCCTTCTTCCTTGgggacctcagtcttttctcctaaatctcaactgattggatgagacctACCACATCATGGAGGGTTATACACTTTACTCCAAGTCTGCTGATTTAAATGTCAATCTCAAAAAATGTTAATCTTAAATCTTAAatattaatctaaaaaaaaaacaaaaaacaaccttcaCAGAAACATGGGGACTGGCATTTGACCCAACCCCAGGGTACTGTGGCTGGGTTGACACATTTAATCAACCACTACAGCACCTACAGGCCAAGGGAAGCGTGGGTGGACGGGATCGCGACCCAGACCTGGCACAATGCCAAGCCACAGGCTTGTGGGGGCACAGCTGGGCCTCCCCCCGGCCAGAGCAGCGCCTGTGACTCCATCCAGGGCACAGAGGACAGGTTGGGCGGTCACTACCAGGACCAGGGGCTGAAATTTCTAGCTCAATTTCACTGTAATTTTCGGTCCTTTGAAGTCTGTGGAGACTTGGCTTTAAGGTCTGACGGAAGTGAGTCTTTGTATCTGGGTGTATTTCGAAAGGCTGTGCCTCCTTTCACTCTTCTGTGCAGTGTCCATATGTATCACTTAAGTCAAGCTTTTTAGGCCAAAGTTACTCTGTCCCACAGATGTTATTTTTGTCGGCTTGCCCTGTCAGTCACTGACGGACTCGTGTCTAAAACTCGCTGCTATAATTGTGGGTCTATTTTCCCCAATAGATCTGCcacttttgtttcatattttgagGCATAGTATCAGGTACACAGAAGTctaaaagtattataattttctgttgaatccaatgtttataattttgaaatgtgtCCCCTCATCACTAGTCATGCTTTGGCCCTGATAAAAGCATACCTCAGGTGCGTACTTGCGTGTTTTcatgctctctcttcctctcttaaCTTTCgacttttctgtatctttatgCCTTATACCTCTATGCTGTCAGTGTGATGCAGCTGGATTTGAGACGGGGTTTGTTGTAGTTTTGCTTTGTGCGTGaccatttttgtctcttcattgGAATACAGTCAGTTTACAGTAATGGGGTTCTGATGTGTTTATGTTTCAATCGTCTATTTTAATG includes these proteins:
- the PDCD1 gene encoding programmed cell death protein 1 isoform X1 encodes the protein METPWAPWPLIWVVLQLGWRPGCLLGAPDRPWGPLTFNPRHLTVAEGETATFTCSFSNTSTNFVLNWYRMSPRNQMDKLAAFPEDSSQPGRDQRFRVTQLPNGRDFRMSVLTARQNDSGIYLCGAIHLFPDTEINESPHANLTVTERVPEPPTEGPSSPTSPAGQMQGLVIGVTSILVGVLLLLLLTWALATAFPRAMRGVCACRSQDRPLKQGPSPGPVFSVYYGELDFQWREKTPEPPAPCVPEQTEYATIVFPGSPASPSRRASADSPQRAQPVRPEDGHCSWPL
- the PDCD1 gene encoding programmed cell death protein 1 isoform X2 is translated as METPWAPWPLIWVVLQLGWRPGCLLGAPDRPWGPLTFNPRHLTVAEGETATFTCSFSNTSTNFVLNWYRMSPRNQMDKLAAFPEDSSQPGRDQRFRVTQLPNGRDFRMSVLTARQNDSGIYLCGAIHLFPDTEINESPHANLTVTERVPEPPTEGPSSPTSPAGQMQGLVIGVTSILVGVLLLLLLTWALATAFPRAMRGVCACRSQDRPLQGPSPGPVFSVYYGELDFQWREKTPEPPAPCVPEQTEYATIVFPGSPASPSRRASADSPQRAQPVRPEDGHCSWPL